In Misgurnus anguillicaudatus chromosome 14, ASM2758022v2, whole genome shotgun sequence, the genomic window CTTCTGAAGGCAATGAGAAGACTAATTtatcattttcttttttatatattttatgatattgCAGCAATGACTGTGAGAGTCAATCTTACTGTCCTGTTACCTATATTATCTCTTTGatgttatttgtttattttaaaagtcaATTTTTTTGGTAAATCACTATTTGTTTAGTGTGCTCACACTACAAGCACAAATCCATGGAgctatattttatgtatttgctaAATCTaggccctgtccaggaaaccaacccttaactttaattttaacaatttaTAACATGCAAATGACACTGATTGAGTGAAATGGTcctaaaagcattttaaatctCTTTGAAAAACACTATCTGGCTATCATCATAACTTTTTTAGAAACTTTGAGGACATGAAAGTGCCCGCTCTAAAATTTGTAAAAGAGAATAGTTTTCACAGCTCTACAGTAAAGTTCAAGACAGTTAAAGAGGTACACACACCACATACAATTCAAATATGACGGCCCAGTCGGGAAGGAAGAGAAGGTGAGTCAATCCAGCTCCATGCATCCCGATGAAGACATCAGAGTTGTGGGTGATGTGGATCTGCTCCAGGAACAACATTTCTCTATGAAAAAAGAGGTTCAAGCATCAAACCTCTCCAAACAATCATTTCAAACAATGAAGTACAAATCACTTACTTGTATTTGTAATCCACAACTCTGACCTCAAAAAAAGGCACAGTCTTCAGAGCCTTTATGAtctgcatacacacacacagcagggACTCAGAAGGTGATTAATGATACCTCAAACTCATATGGACAAAGGCCAACTAAATCTAGGATTTTATTAAGCAGAGGTCTTTAGCAAATAAGAGTTTAAATGGCCAGTTAAAGAACCAGAGTGATAAATCAATGATGGGCAAAGAGAGAGACAAAGCGAACACTTACTTCATCCTGGTTTATTATCCTACGATACTCAGTGCTCCTTGCCAAAAGGGTGACACGGACTTGGCCCTCCTGACATGGCAAAAGGACATCATATtcagtttatatatatatatatataaactgaaataatttaattcattattaATGTAGGTGGGCAAGGACTAGGCAAATGTACATATTGTGGACTCCTTCATTGACAAACACAAAGATAGTGGAGAAATAAATTATACAACAGTGCCATCTAGTGACAGCCGATCACTTCATAAATTTTAAGGTAGGCCTACTTTTTGCAGCTGACTTATGAACACATACACATACCATATGGCCTTCTAGACAAACATCATTGCATATACGGCTACACAAGAGCTTATGGCACCGACTACGAGTCTGTGGCATTGactatattatatttattggctGGTTATGGATGGTTTTCTATAAAGCGACATCTATATGTGTGGCTATGCGTGAAAGTCTGTCAGGAAGACAAAGAGGGGAGTCTGAATGATTTGAGGAACAGCTGAAAATGGGTCAGGGCCAGGTATGTACACACGCATACAGTTGTCACAGATTTATGCCAGCTGTTGTGTAGCTGGTGGCTAAGGCCCAATCAAAAATAGTCCAACCATTGTCTGAAAGATCCTGTGTTCCTACAGCTTAATTGGTGGATCATTGCATTTAAAACGCAATGGATTGGATTTCCAGATATTGGAAacacagatattgatagtatgTACcgcttaaatgcactgtaagtctctTTGGATAAAAATATCTGCTAAAATGCGTAAATGTAGTCTTAATATAAACAGTAGGACTctcaacttttttaagtttaaagccCCCATATCGTCCCTTCCTCTACCCAATAAAATATACTAGAACTGGGCATAACTAGACAGGTTGTAATATATTCattacaaaaataaccaaacactAAAAAAGATCTTGATTTTTAGTTGCTTCAgcttatttaaatgttaatttcgtctttttctgaaaaattttaGATCAGCTTGAGTCGTCCTTCAGGACGATAACTTTCTTTCTGTGCTACTAAGAGCACACAAGATTCAAAGCGTCATTGGTATGTGTATTTTTAGGTTTGTTTACCTTTGGTCCCTCCTGTGGGACACCGAGTCGGTGAAGCACATGTTGGGAAAACGCCCGAAACATTCCCTCACTGTGACAGTCAGAtatctttaaaatgacacaaatatattattaaacaacaCGCACAGTGAAACTAGTTAGATCAATACATTTCCCCCACACTCGCATGATATGTTATACAACATATAGGGTGGGgcaataaaattaaaactatGAGGATGACTTGAGCGATGGCAGCAGATGAGTTCAGTCTCATATAAAGCAAATATTCATGCACACAGCTTCCGGCAATGTCATAGTGAGATGCATTAACACAACAGCAAACAGATGAAATAATATCGAGagcaaatgcaaaataaaaatagAGAAACTGAGTAAAAGTCACTTATAGAATCACCACAGTAAACAGCAAAGGAATttaaagctcagatgcaaaagctgctaaacgccacctccatAAAAattgagataatgatattgactgAATGTGAATCATAtgttcaacaaatacttttgcttcaaatccacttaaaggcggggtgcatgatctctgaaagccaatgttgacatttgaaatcacctcaACAAACACGTCCCAACCCTAATAGAATctagaccttcttttgatatATGTGtggcaacccaggcaatgatgtcggttagtagacacgccccttactgctgattggctacaagtgtgttttggtactcggctaaactcccttttccaaagtgtttttcaaaaattgtgcaccccgcctttaatccCAGCCTCAAGCCATTCAGAAGTACTGTTTTGTATGCAGAATCCGTTAAACGCAATAtattaaagatgcagtgtgtaatttttagaaggatctcttgacagaaatgcaatataaaatacaaaactacattatcatgggtgaataaagacctttttataatgaatcgttatgttttcattaccttagaatgagatgtttttatctacatgcagcacaagggtccccttacgtggaagtcgccattttgtgccaccacgtttctacagaagcccttaacggacacacatttttgtctccgacgatgacatgtttttccggtggcggctactgtagcttctctatgcatttcaaaagcgaggagtGAGCAGTGGGCTttgccgttggttgcaattcgcaatcttaccactagatttacacactgcacctttaaatgatttttctgcaaagtcctctaagtgcatggaAGAATTGCATGAACAACGGTGGGTACGTTGAATTTCAATTGTCCCAGTTAAAGgagatttaataaatatatatcagGATATTGACCATATTTTTGAGACCGGAGactttttaaaagtggagaTTTTTGCATGTACTTGCAGCAAAATATTACAGtctaatttgttaaataccaatgtgaAATTTGTAAAGAAACATAGCATTTTAtgtactgactaataaccttttcattgccactaaagtaaaattactgaacctaaacataagagcctcaTAAAAACGATGTTcgtttacaagaaaacatgtcagatgcacatagagggttttgcatctgagctctatATTTAAAGACACCACAAAAATCAAGAAAGCAATTTTTCATAAGGATGATTTGGATACGCACGAGAGGGGTGTTGTAGAAAAGACCATAACGCATTCTTGGAAGAAGAGAGAAAAAGGCATCTTTGAAACACAcctgtgaaaaataaaaaattgaataTAGTACTAAGACTGTAGAAATTAAAAAGGTGATGTGATatacagtacaaatcttatacCCTTTTGGAGTCAAAGTTTTTGAGATGAATGATGTCATTATCAGAGAAGGCTCGCCAGGTTTCACTGAACAGGTCACCATATCCATACACACTCTGACAAAGCAAAATTGCAAAGTTAATTCACATTTTTAGTTTCTTGGATACAATGTTAAGCACACAATTTTTATTTGGCACACTCAAGTTctattgtttcatttaaaagaaATCTCCCTCCTTCTCCACATCCCTTCATTCTGCCGTCTCTTCCTCATCCTTGAAACAGTAACGTCTGAACAATAGGCAGGATAAGGTCTTTTTGTAAGTCACTCTATTTTCTGCCCACTGTTTCCTTTGAATCTTTTCAGCAAAACACCATCTGAATACAGTAACTAAGTGCACGCCAAGCCCCCAGGGCTCACAATATTCAATGATCTGagaaaaagtgaaaatgcataaatgtgtaaAAGAGAAAACCTACGGTGTCCCACATGACGATGTTTATGTCGCGACTGAATGAATTGTTGATGTGCTGGGAGATGTAGAGGTTAACAAAGTCACAGAAGTGATGGTACATGTTTACTCCTGCAAGAGGCAcagaacatgttttttttaagttcactAAGCATGCGATCCTTTTGATTAAAAGGTCAGTTATTCAACAAACACACCTGCATCCAACTTCATGAAGACGGTTGGTCTATCGATGATGACATCACAGTGCCCATCATCTAAGGGGAGGAAGTTCAGCTCTGTGTATGTCTGCAATTCTGCAAACCTGACATTAAAACATGAACATTAAAATTCTTCTGTGCTTTAATTTTTCTTTCTTATTTCaaacaattttttaattttttttaaatgacccatcatttatcattttgtaaattttttgtGTCCGTAATAGgtttaattaaaagtaaaagggttaaaatttcaaaagaatttgcagattacttgcatacattctcttttttatGCACCAAGTGTAgcatttttggttttatttcattttaaaagaatatttgggggatactGCAAGAacgtcaatgtggtgtaaccggtctgtgtcaattggtgtaactagtatttttttaaatgaaaatataaatatattcataaaaaatgtggaaaaaaatataatctaatttagtttagtgtaatatgaattttttttacatacatttttacatcatttatcaaagattatttagaaacagagctgtttttagcatatgtcaggacaaatataaCAAAAACCCATTAAAATGTACGTTTAGAAATAATAAAatgatgttttaattttttttttttttttttttttgattacgcttacatgtcatcaaggtggataaaatatttaatatctcTCATACTTTGCAATACAATTTATTCATAAATTggtggttacaccatttgacattttcaggtaaTTTCAGGACATTTTCCATTCAGTCTTatctttcataaaaatggtgcaaatgtaattttttttattgcataaatacactatgtgcattgaaataaacctgatgcgtgctaaaaaaaattttaacgATTTTtaaatttctcatcttgccaaaccgtttttgtcattGACCCAAAAACCAAATGATTTGAACGATtcaaatgagtcattttatGTTATGCTACGTCTGTTTTTAATCATTTCTTTACCAGGACTGAAGAGGACTTTTGTGCTTCCCTTCCAAAGCTAATGCTTCACTATTAAGGCTGCAGTGACCACCAATCTCGCCCGTTTCCAGGAAATCCTCTTTATACCTGCAGTGACAGTAAAGAAGAGGAATGAAGGGGAGAGAAACAGCGGTGACTCGTACAGACAGGAAGTTCTCACAGCTTTGTGAGATGGCTTCACACAGATCTGCATTTTCCTTGACCTCAAACAACCTTACTGACCTTTCATGACCTCGCCGTGGACTCCGCAGATCAAGGTACAAGTTTGTTGCCCTGCAGAACCGCATATGACTTGAGCATTTTAGAGAAGAATCTCCCTGAGAAAGGAAGTAAAAGGAAACCATTGGTAAAAGTTTGGAAAGAACTGGAGAGATAAACTTGTATTTGCATGTTTCTTCTCAGTATTGTCTGAACATGCTTAAGTGAAATGAAAGCATCCTCAGCTGGGAAAAAGGCAGCTGAAGTGAAGGGTTCAAAAGATATGGAGAGGTAAGATGGGAGCTGATCCAGAGAAAAAACaggacaaaaaataaaagaaagaagcTCACAGGACTCAGTGGTTTGCACAATGTCTTCATCTCATAAAGACGCTCCCTAACATAGCCAAAATCCCCCTGTTTCCAGAATACTTCCTGTGCAGACTCAATAGAGCTCGCCCTTAAAAACAAAAGCGAACAGTGGGATGTAGCCATTATCAATACTTATTTTAGTATGTACATTATTCGTATATTTGTCACATACAGAGACACACAAAGGATATATCTCGCAGTGAAATGTAGGTAAAAGGTAGACATAATACATGACAATATAACATGCTTCTTTACAAAATCTTCAATGAAAGTCACCTTCAATGAATGTCCTGCATTACACTTTATTAAGAgagttatattttttttattttattttactttcccAAAATTAATTTGTAAAACCTAGAAAAATTTAGTCAACATGAGGATTTACTACGaatagggttgcaaaattccTGGAATTTTCAAGGCAGGAAACTTTCCATGGAAGTTAatgggaatatatgggaataaACAGGAATATATGGGAAATAAATggaattaatgggaataaaataatttgaaaaaaaaatcctccatatacactcacctaaaggattatcaCAAtattaatactgtgtttgaccccctttcaccttcagaaatGCCTTAATTATACGtgccattgattcaacaaggtgctgagagcattatttagaaatgttggcccatattgataggatagcatcttgcagttgatggagatttgtgggatgcacatccaggacacgaagctcccgttccaccacatcccaaagatgctctattgggttgagatctggtgactgtgggggccattttagtacagtgaactcattgtcatgttcaagaaaccaatttgaaatgattcgagcttgtgacatggtgcattatcctgctggaagtacgcatcagaggatgggtacatggtggtcataaagggatggacatggtcagaaacaatgctcaggtaggccgtggcatttaaacgatgcccaattggcactaaggggcctaaagtgtgccaagaaaacatcccccacaccattacaccattgcattaatgagaaattgaacaggtgttcctaataatccttaaggtgagtgtatatcactTAGGGGAAAATTCCCCTCGATTTTCCAGCCCTTGACTACCACAGAAGCCACACAGTTTAACTAGCAAATGCCTAAATGTGTTAAtacagtagatagatagatagccAGTAAATTAGATATCTAAATGTAAGCTATCACTATTATAATaactataataatataattgcatgcatgtctgcttatgatcaaataaaatatttatttatgttttatatgatatatattatgatataattaatataattattattaatataattgcatgcatgtctgcttatgatcaaacaaaatat contains:
- the eogt gene encoding EGF domain-specific O-linked N-acetylglucosamine transferase isoform X2; this translates as MLLLVALCLVCTYKTISATDGGQDTSRKPQFDYNSLALPQQHIPFFLYNNKFVAKLCKEDPLCPFKDALSHRKACWGYEKNCSPEHRFSYPVCTTLDSGWASSIESAQEVFWKQGDFGYVRERLYEMKTLCKPLSPGDSSLKCSSHMRFCRATNLYLDLRSPRRGHERYKEDFLETGEIGGHCSLNSEALALEGKHKSPLQSWFAELQTYTELNFLPLDDGHCDVIIDRPTVFMKLDAGVNMYHHFCDFVNLYISQHINNSFSRDINIVMWDTSVYGYGDLFSETWRAFSDNDIIHLKNFDSKRISDCHSEGMFRAFSQHVLHRLGVPQEGPKEGQVRVTLLARSTEYRRIINQDEIIKALKTVPFFEVRVVDYKYKEMLFLEQIHITHNSDVFIGMHGAGLTHLLFLPDWAVIFELYNCQDESCYRDLARLRGVHYMTWQKRNKVFPEDKGHHPTLGEHPKFTNYSFDVEEFMRLVLLAAEHVARHPAWRAKQAHDEL
- the eogt gene encoding EGF domain-specific O-linked N-acetylglucosamine transferase isoform X1; translation: MLLLVALCLVCTYKTISATDGGQDTSRKPQFDYNSLALPQQHIPFFLYNNKFVAKLCKEDPLCPFKDALSHRKACWGYEKNCSPEHRFSYPVCTTLDSGWASSIESAQEVFWKQGDFGYVRERLYEMKTLCKPLSPGDSSLKCSSHMRFCRATNLYLDLRSPRRGHERYKEDFLETGEIGGHCSLNSEALALEGKHKSPLQSWFAELQTYTELNFLPLDDGHCDVIIDRPTVFMKLDAGVNMYHHFCDFVNLYISQHINNSFSRDINIVMWDTSVYGYGDLFSETWRAFSDNDIIHLKNFDSKRVCFKDAFFSLLPRMRYGLFYNTPLISDCHSEGMFRAFSQHVLHRLGVPQEGPKEGQVRVTLLARSTEYRRIINQDEIIKALKTVPFFEVRVVDYKYKEMLFLEQIHITHNSDVFIGMHGAGLTHLLFLPDWAVIFELYNCQDESCYRDLARLRGVHYMTWQKRNKVFPEDKGHHPTLGEHPKFTNYSFDVEEFMRLVLLAAEHVARHPAWRAKQAHDEL